One bacterium DNA segment encodes these proteins:
- a CDS encoding glycosyltransferase family 2 protein, whose protein sequence is MHDVHRLAMGVAMQPFGDQRPALDRRPPAWQASQPFRKPRLEGGHGKLPYPLFAMPIRGRTQREPTPPVRRPHTLSIVIPVFNESRHIARTIHEAAAAASGSGFETEFVVVDDGSKDGSGDIAESLRMDVPVRVVRQPNQGRVAARRAGLAAAKGEYTLFLDSRVRLEPGGLSFVHGRLEHGEDVWNSHVTIETSGNPYGKFWKVLTHLAWSDYLAQPRTTSFGTEDFDRYPKGTTGFLAPTELLRQGFSGLSTYYADERYTNDDTSIIRGIAAQKRIHISPQFACTYMPRTTLQAFVRHAFHRGIVFLDGHGRRESRFFPAVVAFYPISVAMVPLVVRRPRFVAGLLVAGMAVVAGGLRFRRFPTDEAVSFAALAPLYAVVHGAGMWKGLDMMVTRRHRQAPR, encoded by the coding sequence ATGCACGACGTCCACCGACTGGCGATGGGCGTGGCGATGCAGCCATTCGGTGACCAGCGACCAGCCCTTGACCGGCGCCCGCCTGCCTGGCAGGCGAGCCAGCCCTTCCGCAAGCCTCGTCTTGAGGGTGGCCATGGCAAGTTACCTTACCCTTTGTTCGCGATGCCGATCCGAGGCCGTACCCAACGCGAGCCGACCCCTCCCGTGCGACGTCCGCACACTCTGAGCATCGTCATTCCGGTGTTCAACGAGAGCCGTCACATCGCCCGGACGATCCACGAAGCCGCCGCGGCGGCTTCGGGAAGCGGCTTCGAAACCGAATTCGTGGTGGTCGACGACGGTTCCAAGGACGGTTCGGGTGATATCGCCGAGTCGCTCCGCATGGATGTGCCGGTCCGCGTAGTCCGCCAGCCGAATCAAGGTCGTGTCGCAGCAAGGCGAGCCGGCTTGGCGGCCGCCAAGGGTGAGTACACCTTGTTTCTTGACAGCCGCGTCCGGCTCGAGCCTGGTGGCCTGTCGTTCGTTCACGGGCGGCTGGAACACGGGGAGGACGTCTGGAACTCACACGTAACCATCGAGACTTCCGGTAACCCATACGGCAAGTTCTGGAAGGTACTGACCCACCTGGCCTGGTCCGACTATCTCGCCCAGCCTCGCACCACCAGTTTCGGGACCGAGGATTTCGACCGCTACCCAAAGGGCACCACAGGATTCCTCGCCCCCACCGAACTCCTGAGACAGGGCTTCTCCGGCCTCAGCACCTACTACGCAGACGAGCGATACACGAACGACGACACGTCGATCATCCGCGGGATCGCCGCCCAGAAGCGGATCCACATCTCACCTCAATTCGCCTGCACGTACATGCCCCGGACAACGCTTCAAGCCTTCGTGCGCCACGCATTCCATCGAGGGATCGTGTTTCTCGACGGCCACGGACGCCGCGAATCGAGGTTCTTCCCCGCGGTCGTGGCGTTCTATCCCATCAGCGTTGCGATGGTTCCATTGGTCGTGCGCCGTCCGCGGTTCGTCGCTGGACTTCTCGTGGCTGGCATGGCCGTGGTCGCGGGAGGGCTGCGCTTTCGACGATTCCCGACGGATGAGGCCGTGTCATTCGCCGCTCTCGCTCCCTTGTACGCGGTGGTCCATGGGGCCGGCATGTGGAAGGGGCTCGACATGATGGTCACCAGGCGTCATCGCCAGGCGCCGCGATGA
- a CDS encoding glycosyltransferase, whose amino-acid sequence MCTADHRGLQGSACGGCRAFVSRPERINVLGVGVSLVNMDRALDEIDRAVRAGDGTYVCVCSVHGVMECQRSDELRRIFNSAGMVTPDGMPLVWLARERDPRVTRVYGPDLMLAEFRRSTTSGHRHFLYGGGPGVSERLAAGMRARFPGLKVAGTLEPPFAPLDQLASAETAAAINATKTDVVWVGISSPKQERWMAKMRPLLEAPVLIGVGAAFDFHSGTIRQAPRWMQRSGLEWLFRLLTEPRRLWRRYLINNPWFVWSLALQRLGIRRYELNP is encoded by the coding sequence ATGTGCACAGCGGACCACCGAGGTCTACAAGGAAGTGCTTGCGGCGGCTGCCGTGCCTTCGTGAGCAGGCCGGAGCGAATCAACGTCCTCGGCGTCGGTGTGAGCCTGGTCAACATGGACCGCGCGCTCGACGAGATCGACCGGGCCGTCCGAGCCGGCGACGGCACCTATGTCTGCGTCTGTTCCGTCCACGGCGTGATGGAGTGCCAGCGCTCGGATGAGCTGCGCCGAATCTTCAACTCCGCCGGCATGGTGACTCCGGACGGCATGCCATTGGTCTGGCTCGCCAGGGAACGCGATCCGCGAGTCACCCGCGTCTACGGCCCCGACCTCATGCTCGCCGAATTTCGGCGATCGACAACGTCCGGCCACCGTCACTTCCTCTATGGAGGGGGGCCGGGCGTCAGCGAGCGGCTGGCGGCCGGCATGCGGGCACGCTTTCCGGGGTTGAAGGTCGCCGGCACCCTGGAGCCGCCCTTCGCGCCGCTGGACCAGCTCGCCTCCGCGGAAACGGCTGCGGCCATCAACGCCACTAAAACCGACGTGGTCTGGGTCGGCATCAGCTCGCCGAAGCAGGAGCGCTGGATGGCGAAGATGCGTCCGCTCCTGGAGGCGCCAGTCCTGATCGGCGTCGGCGCCGCCTTCGACTTTCACAGCGGAACGATCCGCCAGGCTCCCCGCTGGATGCAACGCTCTGGCCTCGAGTGGCTGTTCCGCCTGCTGACCGAGCCCCGGCGGCTGTGGCGCCGCTATCTCATCAACAACCCCTGGTTCGTCTGGTCCCTGGCGCTGCAGCGGTTGGGCATCCGGAGATACGAGCTCAACCCTTGA
- a CDS encoding FkbM family methyltransferase, translating to MATLKTRLAEGLARLPGRRAPVKGWSLVTEWLHRHAHRQSVDVVHQSAYRVKLRLDLRDYTQRGMFYDAYETQELNFMEEVLRPGDVVIDVGANIGLFTLVAARAVGPSGSVHAFEPVPGNCERLEENVQLNGFTNVRLNKSAVRDRAGTVALAIDAEMARTSGASTSSFFTVTQLADPVREVTAQAETIDDYSTREVANRSIRLVKIDVEGSEPAVLAGMSDVLKSHRVDVLMLEVSLYGLARSGSRILDVVEPLRTAGYDLYRLGVGGLLTRWSYLGEPSIPERGGGEAGMIRGLYKGLQDLSRLFNLVAIRSDHPAMTGRPRFMSAGKLRRSA from the coding sequence ATGGCCACCCTCAAGACGAGGCTTGCGGAAGGGCTGGCTCGCCTGCCAGGCAGGCGGGCGCCGGTCAAGGGCTGGTCGCTGGTCACCGAATGGCTGCATCGCCACGCCCATCGCCAGTCGGTGGACGTCGTGCATCAGAGCGCATACCGAGTGAAGCTACGTCTGGACCTACGCGACTACACGCAGCGCGGCATGTTCTATGACGCGTACGAGACCCAGGAGCTCAACTTCATGGAAGAGGTGCTGCGGCCGGGAGACGTGGTGATCGATGTCGGCGCGAACATCGGCCTTTTCACGCTGGTGGCGGCGAGGGCCGTCGGTCCGAGCGGCTCCGTCCATGCATTCGAACCAGTCCCCGGCAACTGCGAGCGACTCGAAGAAAACGTGCAGCTCAACGGCTTCACCAACGTCCGGCTCAACAAGAGCGCAGTCCGGGACCGCGCCGGCACCGTGGCTCTCGCCATCGACGCCGAGATGGCGCGCACCAGCGGCGCAAGCACGAGCAGCTTCTTCACCGTGACCCAGCTGGCGGATCCAGTCAGGGAAGTGACGGCACAAGCAGAGACGATCGACGACTATTCGACCCGGGAGGTGGCGAATCGAAGCATCCGGCTGGTCAAGATCGATGTCGAGGGGTCAGAACCGGCTGTCCTTGCGGGTATGTCGGATGTACTTAAATCGCATCGGGTCGACGTGTTGATGCTCGAGGTCAGCCTTTATGGGCTCGCTCGCAGCGGATCCAGGATTCTTGACGTCGTGGAACCCCTGCGGACTGCGGGCTACGACCTGTACCGGCTGGGCGTCGGTGGTCTTCTAACGCGATGGTCTTACCTTGGCGAACCGTCGATACCAGAGCGAGGAGGTGGAGAAGCGGGCATGATTCGCGGTCTCTACAAAGGGCTCCAGGATCTCAGCCGCCTGTTCAACCTCGTCGCCATCCGCAGCGACCATCCGGCGATGACCGGCCGTCCGAGATTCATGTCAGCTGGGAAGCTACGACGGTCAGCATGA
- a CDS encoding DegT/DnrJ/EryC1/StrS family aminotransferase, producing MNRIPISKPIIGDEEKSAVMAVLDSGMLVQGERVRALEARIAELIGVRHAVAVSSGTAALQLALQAHDIGPGDEVITSPFSFVATANSIISVGATPVFADVDPGTFNLDPSQLEDLIGPRTKAIMPVHLYGQPCDMDRLTDIATAHRLAIIEDSAQAIGARFNGRPVGSFGTGTFSLYATKNLMSAEGGIVTTDDDTVADRVRLLRNHGMRERYSYVSLGYNFRMTDLQAAIAVAQFDRLEEFTLTRQANAKRLSGGITALQVPKVSQNRDHVWHQYTIRVGPRDREAAVRRLNEAGVGTGIFYPHPLTDIPHVRAATKGPIRVPVAEGLAKEVISLPVHPALTEEDLLQIVDAVNSL from the coding sequence ATGAACCGGATTCCGATCTCCAAGCCAATCATCGGCGATGAGGAGAAGTCCGCGGTCATGGCGGTTCTCGACTCCGGCATGTTGGTCCAGGGCGAGAGGGTCCGCGCGCTCGAGGCCCGCATCGCCGAGTTGATCGGCGTCCGGCACGCGGTGGCGGTGTCCTCAGGCACCGCGGCGCTTCAGCTCGCTCTTCAAGCCCATGACATCGGGCCTGGCGACGAGGTGATCACCAGCCCGTTCAGCTTCGTGGCCACCGCGAATTCGATCATTTCAGTCGGGGCGACACCCGTTTTCGCGGATGTCGATCCAGGCACGTTCAACCTGGACCCGTCGCAGCTCGAGGACCTGATCGGTCCCCGCACCAAGGCGATCATGCCCGTCCACCTTTACGGGCAGCCCTGTGACATGGACCGCCTGACCGACATCGCGACAGCTCATCGCCTCGCCATCATCGAAGACAGCGCCCAGGCGATCGGGGCGCGCTTCAACGGCCGCCCAGTCGGATCGTTTGGAACCGGCACCTTCAGCCTGTACGCCACCAAGAACCTGATGTCAGCTGAAGGAGGCATCGTGACCACCGACGACGACACGGTTGCCGACCGTGTACGGCTACTCCGGAACCACGGCATGCGGGAGCGGTACTCATACGTAAGTCTCGGTTACAACTTCCGCATGACCGATCTGCAAGCAGCCATCGCGGTGGCGCAGTTCGATCGCCTCGAGGAGTTCACACTCACCCGCCAGGCCAATGCGAAACGCCTGTCGGGAGGAATCACGGCGCTTCAGGTCCCGAAGGTGAGCCAGAATCGCGACCACGTGTGGCACCAGTACACGATTCGAGTCGGCCCGCGGGACCGCGAGGCAGCCGTGCGCCGGCTGAACGAGGCCGGGGTCGGCACCGGCATCTTCTACCCACACCCGTTGACCGACATTCCCCACGTCCGCGCAGCCACCAAAGGACCAATCAGGGTTCCGGTCGCCGAAGGCCTGGCGAAAGAGGTCATCTCCCTGCCCGTTCATCCCGCGCTCACGGAAGAAGACCTTTTGCAGATCGTCGACGCGGTCAACAGCCTGTGA
- a CDS encoding glycosyltransferase family 2 protein, whose product MCAWRDGVEAGWHGWFDAAEVVYPKGTIWGRMDLSVIVPAYREGPRIHKNLLRLLAELDQLGVSYEVIVVSDGNTDNTSSEVERLGSPQVKVLSYAINKGKGYALGYGVGRSIGRLVTFIDADMELDPRDIRSFIDLMQEHEADIVIGSKRHPLSKVAYPAFRRLESVVYQLLIRVIFNLNVRDTQTGHKLFRREVLADVLPLLAVKRFAFDLELLVVAHHLGYRRVVEAPITLDYQFNSTVRPGAVFSILWDTAAIFYRLRVLRYYDRRRQELLQLAGGKPDAIKGDQI is encoded by the coding sequence ATGTGCGCATGGCGAGACGGTGTCGAGGCCGGCTGGCATGGCTGGTTCGACGCCGCCGAGGTCGTCTACCCCAAAGGTACAATTTGGGGCCGCATGGACCTGTCGGTCATCGTGCCGGCCTATCGGGAAGGGCCCCGCATCCACAAGAACCTTCTTAGGCTCCTGGCTGAGCTCGATCAGCTTGGCGTCTCGTACGAGGTGATCGTCGTCTCGGACGGCAATACCGACAACACCTCATCAGAGGTGGAACGACTGGGATCGCCTCAGGTGAAGGTTCTGTCCTACGCGATCAACAAAGGAAAGGGCTACGCGCTCGGATACGGAGTCGGCCGCTCTATCGGTCGCCTTGTGACATTCATCGATGCGGACATGGAGCTCGACCCCCGCGACATCAGGTCGTTCATCGATCTCATGCAGGAGCATGAGGCGGATATCGTCATCGGCTCCAAGCGCCATCCTCTCTCAAAGGTTGCCTACCCCGCATTCCGACGTCTCGAGAGCGTCGTCTACCAGCTGCTGATCCGGGTGATCTTCAACCTCAACGTTCGTGACACTCAAACCGGTCACAAACTGTTCAGACGCGAAGTGCTCGCGGACGTGCTCCCACTCCTGGCGGTGAAGCGATTTGCGTTCGATCTCGAGCTGCTGGTGGTGGCTCACCACCTGGGTTACCGCCGCGTGGTCGAGGCCCCGATCACCCTGGACTACCAGTTCAACAGCACCGTGCGCCCTGGCGCCGTGTTCAGCATTCTGTGGGACACAGCAGCGATCTTTTACAGGCTTCGCGTCCTAAGGTATTACGATCGCCGCCGCCAGGAGCTCCTGCAGCTCGCGGGCGGGAAGCCGGACGCGATCAAGGGCGATCAAATTTGA
- a CDS encoding NAD-dependent epimerase/dehydratase family protein, which produces MNWSGKRVLVTGGASFIGSHLVDQLVERGASHVRVVDDLSSGEIENIQGHLDASRVEFIERDLLDQDVAAESVKGIDTVFHLAAIHGGRGYVDLHQAECAKNLTLDGMLIKAAQEAGVDKFVFASSGCVYPNYVQQDVSQELYLTEDMVGPPYDSDGMYGWAKLMGEKTLQAFHKTYGMKAASCRFFTVYGERGVENHAVIAMIARAFVGQDPFEVWGDGTQVRNWTYVGDIVDGMILSAEKIDDGTAVNLGTMERTRVIDAVREVLKYTGQEAEIKFLTNMPTGPMNRVASNDLGKKLLSWEPRMKFMDGLHRTIDWYFSTKDKNQVRGYLDRMLTERGERKPSRAAAK; this is translated from the coding sequence GTGAACTGGTCTGGTAAGCGCGTACTCGTCACCGGCGGTGCCTCATTCATCGGTTCGCACCTGGTGGATCAGCTGGTGGAACGCGGCGCGAGCCACGTCCGCGTCGTCGACGATCTCAGCTCCGGGGAGATCGAGAACATCCAGGGACACCTGGACGCGAGCCGGGTTGAATTCATTGAGAGGGACCTGCTCGACCAGGACGTGGCGGCCGAATCAGTCAAGGGCATCGATACGGTGTTTCATCTCGCGGCCATCCACGGGGGACGGGGTTACGTCGACCTCCACCAGGCCGAGTGCGCCAAGAACCTGACGCTCGACGGGATGCTCATCAAAGCGGCGCAGGAGGCGGGTGTCGACAAGTTCGTGTTCGCCTCCTCCGGCTGCGTGTACCCCAACTACGTCCAGCAGGACGTGTCGCAGGAGCTGTACCTGACCGAGGACATGGTCGGCCCGCCTTACGACTCGGACGGCATGTACGGCTGGGCCAAGCTGATGGGGGAGAAGACGCTCCAGGCCTTCCACAAGACCTACGGCATGAAGGCGGCGTCCTGCCGGTTCTTCACCGTCTACGGGGAGCGCGGGGTTGAGAACCACGCGGTGATCGCCATGATCGCGCGAGCATTCGTCGGCCAGGACCCGTTCGAGGTGTGGGGCGACGGCACCCAGGTCAGGAACTGGACCTATGTCGGCGACATCGTCGACGGGATGATCCTGAGCGCGGAGAAGATCGACGACGGGACGGCTGTGAACCTCGGAACCATGGAACGGACCCGCGTCATCGACGCGGTCCGGGAGGTCCTCAAGTACACCGGGCAAGAGGCGGAGATCAAGTTTCTGACCAACATGCCGACGGGACCGATGAACCGGGTGGCGAGCAACGACCTCGGCAAGAAGCTGCTGAGCTGGGAACCGAGGATGAAGTTCATGGACGGACTCCATCGCACCATCGACTGGTACTTCAGCACCAAGGACAAAAACCAGGTTCGCGGGTATCTTGACCGGATGCTCACCGAACGTGGCGAGCGAAAGCCGAGCCGAGCCGCCGCCAAGTAA
- a CDS encoding N-acetyltransferase, protein MAPPKIHPTADVSKGAKLGDGTSIWNFAQVREGAEIGSDCIIGTGAYIDAGVVVGDRCKIQNQVCVYHGFTVEDGVFLGPGVLLLNDKLPRAINRDGSPKGAADWTVSQGRVCGGASVGGGSVVLPGVTIGRFAMVGAGAVVTKDVPDHGLVYGNPARPAGHVCFCGTKLPAGSGVLEQRSVRCASCGSSVVLNPDHRK, encoded by the coding sequence ATGGCCCCGCCGAAGATCCACCCCACCGCGGACGTCTCGAAGGGGGCGAAGCTGGGCGACGGGACCTCGATCTGGAACTTCGCCCAGGTCCGCGAAGGGGCGGAGATCGGATCCGACTGCATCATCGGAACTGGCGCCTACATCGACGCGGGAGTAGTCGTCGGAGACCGCTGCAAGATCCAGAACCAGGTCTGCGTCTACCATGGCTTCACCGTCGAGGACGGGGTCTTCCTGGGGCCGGGAGTGCTCCTGCTCAACGACAAGCTGCCGCGCGCGATCAACCGCGACGGTTCGCCCAAAGGAGCCGCCGACTGGACCGTCAGCCAGGGCCGCGTGTGCGGGGGGGCGTCGGTGGGTGGAGGCAGCGTGGTGCTGCCGGGGGTGACGATCGGCCGGTTCGCGATGGTCGGCGCCGGCGCGGTCGTGACCAAGGACGTGCCCGACCACGGCCTCGTGTACGGGAATCCCGCGCGGCCTGCCGGTCACGTGTGCTTTTGCGGAACCAAGCTGCCGGCCGGGTCTGGTGTCCTAGAGCAGCGGAGCGTTCGATGCGCTTCCTGTGGCAGCTCCGTCGTCTTGAATCCGGACCACAGGAAATGA
- a CDS encoding NUDIX hydrolase yields the protein MVLPWRTVDTRARRWRSGHDSRSLQRAPGSQPPVQPRRHPQRPSGDDRPSEIHVSWEATTVSMSDDPHWRVRARKSELHRPPWLEVLRESIELPDGRVIDDFYSVQMQDFGVVAAFTDKREVVVERLYRHGPNRLTWSLPAGYVQEGESPLEATVRELREETGYEAGEWIPVGSFVVDGNRGCGWCHCYVARGARQVQEPKSDDLAEVEVSLVPWARLIELLAAGEITELASAATIGLACTRLGPQVSI from the coding sequence ATGGTCTTACCTTGGCGAACCGTCGATACCAGAGCGAGGAGGTGGAGAAGCGGGCATGATTCGCGGTCTCTACAAAGGGCTCCAGGATCTCAGCCGCCTGTTCAACCTCGTCGCCATCCGCAGCGACCATCCGGCGATGACCGGCCGTCCGAGATTCATGTCAGCTGGGAAGCTACGACGGTCAGCATGAGCGACGATCCTCACTGGAGGGTTCGCGCTCGCAAGTCTGAGTTGCATCGACCGCCGTGGCTCGAGGTGCTACGAGAGAGCATCGAGCTCCCCGACGGTCGGGTCATCGACGATTTCTATTCGGTCCAGATGCAGGATTTCGGCGTCGTCGCCGCTTTCACCGACAAGCGCGAGGTCGTTGTCGAGCGCCTTTACCGGCACGGTCCCAACCGGCTGACCTGGTCGCTGCCCGCGGGCTACGTGCAGGAAGGCGAGAGCCCCCTCGAGGCCACCGTCCGCGAGCTGCGCGAAGAGACGGGCTACGAGGCGGGGGAGTGGATCCCAGTCGGGAGCTTCGTCGTCGACGGCAATCGCGGGTGTGGATGGTGCCACTGCTATGTGGCGCGCGGCGCGCGCCAGGTTCAGGAGCCGAAAAGCGATGACCTTGCCGAGGTCGAAGTCTCTCTGGTGCCCTGGGCTCGATTGATAGAATTATTGGCTGCCGGCGAGATCACCGAGCTTGCGAGCGCGGCCACCATTGGCCTGGCCTGCACTCGCCTCGGGCCGCAAGTTTCAATTTAG
- a CDS encoding glycosyltransferase family 1 protein — translation MFGATSQSPFFSRGLLVRAPRSRRGDRGPPQGRGRSDPWLKLRWAMPLTSVAFDMTFANRNQGGSGAYARSLLASLRERDETVPWVIAGPRRSNFVGTIRWLVRGGGKAVAEKPPDILHCPSFVTPWAIKVPVVVTVHDAASKHFPGDHPLEWRVYVDAFMPRRLRAAARVITGSEFGRREVIEAFGLKPDRVVAVPYGVDSRFLNFSPSRPPTEGGGTLLFPGAPIGRKNLDSVLRCMAAANQDSLLARTTLDISGAREEDFPSYSKLVHALGLRSRVRWLGQAPHSEMPSLFASASAVVYPSLYEGFGFPPLEAMAVGTPVVASDRGSLPEVLGDAALLIDPTDPRALGEALEAVLSRPEVRGRLRSSGARQARLYTWDKCAQRTTEVYKEVLAAAAVPS, via the coding sequence ATGTTTGGGGCGACCTCTCAGTCACCTTTCTTTTCTCGTGGGCTGCTGGTGCGAGCGCCACGCTCGCGGCGCGGCGATCGAGGACCGCCTCAAGGGCGTGGCCGATCAGACCCGTGGCTTAAGCTGCGCTGGGCAATGCCGCTTACATCCGTGGCCTTCGACATGACCTTCGCGAACCGAAACCAGGGGGGGTCGGGCGCCTACGCCCGATCGCTGCTGGCCTCGCTGCGCGAGCGAGACGAAACCGTTCCATGGGTGATCGCCGGCCCCCGGAGATCGAATTTCGTCGGCACCATTCGCTGGCTGGTCCGAGGCGGGGGCAAGGCGGTCGCTGAAAAACCGCCTGACATCCTGCATTGCCCCAGCTTCGTTACGCCTTGGGCAATCAAAGTCCCGGTGGTCGTCACCGTCCACGACGCAGCTTCGAAGCACTTCCCCGGCGATCACCCACTCGAATGGCGTGTGTACGTCGACGCCTTCATGCCACGCCGGCTTCGGGCCGCAGCGCGCGTGATCACCGGCAGCGAGTTCGGCCGCCGTGAGGTGATCGAGGCATTTGGCCTGAAACCCGATCGTGTGGTGGCGGTACCTTACGGCGTGGACTCTCGCTTCCTCAACTTCAGCCCGAGTCGGCCACCGACGGAGGGGGGCGGGACACTGCTCTTTCCAGGCGCGCCGATCGGTCGCAAGAACCTCGATTCCGTGTTGCGGTGCATGGCCGCGGCGAACCAGGACAGCTTGCTCGCACGGACCACCCTGGATATCTCCGGTGCGCGCGAGGAGGACTTCCCCTCCTACTCCAAGCTCGTGCATGCCCTCGGACTCCGATCGCGCGTTCGCTGGCTCGGACAGGCGCCACACTCCGAGATGCCCTCGCTTTTCGCGAGCGCTTCGGCGGTGGTGTACCCATCTCTGTACGAGGGCTTCGGCTTTCCGCCACTGGAAGCCATGGCCGTGGGTACGCCGGTCGTCGCTTCGGATCGCGGGTCGCTGCCCGAAGTTCTCGGCGACGCCGCGTTGTTGATCGATCCAACCGACCCGAGGGCCCTTGGTGAGGCACTTGAGGCGGTGTTGTCGCGCCCGGAGGTGCGCGGCCGGTTACGAAGCTCGGGCGCGCGGCAAGCCCGGCTGTACACCTGGGATAAATGTGCACAGCGGACCACCGAGGTCTACAAGGAAGTGCTTGCGGCGGCTGCCGTGCCTTCGTGA
- a CDS encoding Gfo/Idh/MocA family oxidoreductase: protein MTRVAVIGGGSMGRNHLRVLRDLAGVVLVAVADSDAPNAESLGRAYGIPHYTSHQELLASERVDAVTIAAPTTLHHPIAIDALAAGCHVLVEKPLAATVDEAEDLVKRAKAAGRILAAGHVERHNPAIRELKRRLKEGQAGRIYQLHTRRLGPFPERVRDVGVTLDLATHDVDVMRYLMESEVTRVFAETRREVHASREDIASALLSFAGGAIGLLDVSWLTPTKIRDVTVTGERGLFRAEYLTQDLYFYENAHAADSQWDHLQILRGVSEGAMTRYPIDRQEPLKLELQAFVAAVGGKGAEIVTGEDGVAALRLAHAILTSGTEMRPMDLLGGISSR, encoded by the coding sequence GTGACGCGGGTCGCGGTCATCGGCGGCGGCAGCATGGGGCGCAATCATCTGCGCGTGCTTCGCGACCTCGCGGGTGTGGTCCTGGTCGCCGTGGCGGATTCCGATGCACCCAACGCGGAGAGCCTTGGACGGGCCTACGGCATCCCTCACTACACCAGTCACCAGGAGCTCCTCGCTTCCGAGCGGGTGGACGCGGTGACGATCGCGGCGCCGACCACTCTTCACCATCCGATCGCGATTGACGCTCTGGCCGCCGGGTGCCATGTCCTGGTCGAGAAGCCGCTGGCGGCAACCGTCGACGAGGCCGAAGACTTGGTCAAGCGCGCCAAAGCGGCGGGCCGGATCCTCGCCGCCGGCCACGTCGAACGGCACAACCCCGCGATTCGTGAGCTCAAGCGCCGCCTGAAGGAGGGCCAGGCGGGACGCATCTACCAGCTCCACACCCGCCGCCTCGGACCGTTTCCCGAGCGCGTCCGCGATGTCGGTGTCACCCTCGACCTGGCGACGCACGACGTCGACGTGATGAGGTATTTGATGGAAAGTGAAGTCACCCGCGTGTTCGCCGAGACGCGCCGGGAGGTGCACGCCTCGAGGGAAGACATCGCCAGCGCCCTCCTCAGCTTCGCCGGCGGCGCCATCGGGCTCCTTGACGTCAGCTGGTTGACGCCCACCAAGATTCGAGACGTCACCGTGACCGGCGAACGCGGCCTATTCCGTGCCGAGTACCTGACGCAGGATCTCTACTTCTACGAAAACGCGCACGCCGCCGACTCGCAATGGGACCACCTCCAGATCCTGCGAGGGGTCAGTGAGGGCGCCATGACTCGATATCCCATCGACCGCCAGGAACCATTGAAGCTCGAGCTCCAGGCGTTCGTCGCTGCGGTAGGCGGTAAGGGTGCCGAGATCGTGACCGGCGAGGATGGAGTGGCGGCGCTGCGCCTCGCGCACGCGATTCTGACCTCAGGGACCGAGATGCGTCCGATGGATCTGCTGGGCGGAATCAGTTCACGGTGA